ACAGAGACCATTGCTGAGGATGAGAAGCAAGCTATCCCAGAGTTCTTCGAGGGACGACCATCCAAGACCCCTGAACGATACCTTAAGATCCGAAACTACATCCTGGATCAATGGTAAAATTAAGTGCATATTTGGTAACTTATTTCACCAAAactctgcagaagaagaagttttcaatttattttgttcACCAGGTTGAAGAGCAAGCCCAAGTACCTGAACAAGACGTCAGTCCGCCCTGGACTGAAGAACTGCGGAGACGTCAACTGCATTGGGAGAATACACACCTACCTGGAGCTCATTGGAGCCATCAACTTCAACTGCGGTAACTTTACTGAGCAGATGACAGCATTTCTCTGTtcgttgaaaaaaaaaaaaatatgacttCCCTTTTCACATGGaactccatctcctctctggTAGAGCAAGCGGTCTATAATCGTCCAAAGGTGGTGGACCGTGCCAAGCATAAGGAGGGCAAAGACGTGCTTGAGGCCTACCAGCTGGCCCAGAGACTGCAGAGCATGGTAGGTACCCATCAGCTCCTATACTCTGACACCCAGCATCAAGCATCCAAACTATGAGTTTGTTGGACCTCAAGCTAACTGCTGATTGGCTGCGCCTTGTAGCGGACCAGGAAGCGGCGTGTGCGGGACATATGGGGAAACTGGTGTGACGCTAAAGACTTGGAGGGACAGACATATGAGGTTTGGACACATTGCAGTTGTTCAGCAAAGAACTGATCACTGGGTGCCTTCACATGAGTGTATTTACTGATCCTGTGTCGGGGGTGTTTTCATCAGCACCTCAGTGCTGAGGAGCTCGCTCTgcggagagaggagatgaagaagcaGCCTAAACCCTGCAAGATGTCCAGATTCAGAGGGTGAGCATGATGTATCCACGCATGCATGTGCTGAATTCAAGACAGCcttgtatttattcatatgtGTGCAAATATTTATTGTTCCACTCCTTCCTCCAGGTCTTTTGATCCATTCCAATTGATTCCCTGCAGGTCTTTTGGAGAGGATGTACAGGTCAGGGGCCATTTACTCTATAAttttgtcttcatcactgtAAAAAGCATTCATTCAACCTTGTATCTCTAGAATTGACAACCGTATCAACCAGTGTGGACCCAACTATTAttcttgcattttatttgaattatttggcATCAGGTTTTTAAAGTTGAATAACTGTTAAAAGCTCTTCTTTGCCCTTCCTCCAGGAGCCATTCCAGGTTATTGTGTGCGCAGAGACTCTTCTCATAATGGACATGGTATGCtatacacacaaccacacatgcTAAAAGGATTCTCCCTTCGGCATCACACGGTCATGTTAAGAGTTAGTCAGCTCGAAGAAAGTTTCCTCACTGTGCTGCAAGTATGAACTGAGAAACAAGCTTTGTTTATCCACTGACCTGTAAGGCAGGCTTGTTTCCCTGCTTTTTGCAATATTACAATATGGAACTAACATCTAATCTATTCTGTCTTTAGTTTATTATCACTTATTGCATTTTAAAGGTTGTTGTTATGATTGTCAGCATGCCCACGTGTCACGGGGGGAGGTCATTGGCCTGCTAGGTGGAACTTTCAATGAGGATGAGAAAGTATTAAAGGTAGGAAAAGGCGTGCAAAGCAACAATGTGGAAGAGGaggatatttatttattattaacgATCCTTTGTGTCCGTTcagatctgtgcagcagagccaTGCAACAGCGTGAGCACAGGTTTGCAGTGCGAGATGGACCCGGTGTCTCAGACACAGGCCTGCGACGTGCTGTCGTCCCTGGGCTTCAGTGTGGTGGGCTGGTACCACTCACACCCCTCCTTCCACCCCAACCCTTCCGTACgggacataaacacacaggacCAGTTCCAGGTAAAATGAACTGAGGAGAGGAGTCACACTGGAGTCAGTCTTCATTAGCATATGATCTGATTCCCTTCGCCCCGATTGTTCCAGAGTTATTTCTCACGTGGTGGAGCCCCCTTCATCGGGATGATAGTGAGCCCATATGACCCAGCCAATCGCTCCCCTCACTCCCAAACTACCTGCTTGTTGGTGAAGGAGAGCCAGGAGCCTTCAGGCCCACAGAgtatgtcaaacacacacaattcaaAACTTCAAAAACAGTTCAGATGAAGAGGCTTTGAAATCAAGCTGACAATGTAGGTCAGTGATTCCAGCACAGTAGCACAGTTTATCCTCTGGCTGAATCTCTCTCGCCGTTCCTCCCCAGAGCTGCCCTACAGATTCGACTTCCTGTCATCACAAGACATTCCAGACTGGGAACAGACGTTGAGGAGAGCTCAGTGGATCATCCACAAATACTGCCAATCACCCGGGTGAGTGAGAAACAAGACTGCAGAGGTCGTCCTGACACATGGTCCAGTGCTGATTCTGACTTTTTGTGATTTGgaacattttgtcttgtttgtaaAGCTTAATTGTGAAGTATCTAAActgttctttttctgctctggGTAGGAGCGTGCAGATGGACAAATTTTTCCGGAAAGACTCCCATCTCACTTGCCTGGAAAAGGTCTGTCATGCCATTCGCACATATTGTATTGGCTAATTCATTACCTGATTTACTTCTGCCCCTACTGTTCtactttttctcatttcacatGACCTTTTTTCATCAACCACCACCCTATAGATGCTGTCATCTCTGGCCAGGTACCTGGAGCCCCTGCCAGATGAGGAGGGAGACCCTTTCCTCACGCAGATCCACGCCCTTTTCCAGTCAGACTTTATTGCCAAGCAGCAACTGCCTGACCAGGAAGAGGGAGAATCTTTAAATATCTCATCCAGACCAGTGGACTCAGACGACCTCGCTTATGATCAGCTGTTCAGTGAGGAGAGGCCccaggagggaggaagagactCTGATCCAGAGTCTGGCAGAGCTTCAGAGAGCAGTGTGCAGCCCACCACACAGACCACAGACACAACctcagagacaaacagcatcatGGTTTTACATCTGGGCTCTGTGCTGTCGACTGAACACGACTATTTACTGTGATGGACTGTATGTCTGACTGAACATTATTTAATAAACTTTGATGTAAATATGATGTTTTGTATCTGCATTACCAATTTACACATTTAgttttaaaatatgttaataTCTTTTCTTTAGCCAAAAGCCCTcacgtgtgcgtgcatgcgcgCGCGAGAGAGAGTGAGGACGGGTGTTTGTGCCGTTGAGAAAACGCATTTCACTCTCAGTTCTGCAGGTTTCGTTTAAACACgagaataaaaatgtattttcatatcTGTGCACTTgttcttattgtttttgtgcagcagcCCGATATATGTTTATAGTCCTTTAAGGTGCTGTCGTTTAAAACACAAGGTCTACGGTTTATTGAGGTAAGTTACACCTTCGTCTCTTCAATAAGGAGAAATGAAAAAGTCGCAGTACATGCTAGCTACCAAAGCGATTAGCTCAATATGCTTAAGTAAATGTGTCCACGGGTTTTGCTGGTTGTTATCTTAATGTAGCTAACAGTTCACTTTAAACTGTGGACAAATGCTAATTATTCGTCCGGAACGTTCTTCGCCGAGTTGTTTCCGGGGTGGGTCATTTTGTAGGCGCGCACACTAAACTGCTGTAAAGTCCTGTTCACTCTGTTCGTACTAATAACATTTAGCGTCGTAAACTAAGTGATATTACCTCGGGGTGTTAAGGTGTTACAGAGCAAACTGCTGGGACATATGCAAACATTTCAGTCTACGGTTGTCGGGTAGTGGTAACCAAGGTTAACCTACATGTGGCTAGCGGCACTGCTATCAGTGACATTGGCAGATGTGAACAGTTAACTGTGTTCGATATGAAAATAACTAGGCTGAGTGAAAGGAAAGTCACGCTGACGGCTGATAGCAGCCATTTCCACATTAAGATGAGGATTTGCAGCCGCCTCAGGTAATAACAGGTGACCGTGCTGACGTCGTCTTCAGTTGCGAAAGACTTTGCTCCTGTTCGGTCAGTCTGGGGAGTGAATCAGTGTCGCGTTACCAGCAAGGACAATGGTTTTACtttgtgttaatgtttttttacgGAGCAGTCGCTTCTGTTCCATTCCTGCACATCTCACGCGATACTTCCGGGTCTGCAAACAGGCTGAACTTTTAGTGAAGAAGCCACACTGTGTGTCctctcagatcagctgtcaCAGAACAACAATCTCGGCGTACCTCAGAGGCGCTCCGACAGGACCGCCTCTCCGATTCTGCAGCAATGGAAGGACGGCGTGTTTCCAAAGTGGAGCCCAAACCGCTTCACCCCTGCACTCTGCTTCCGTCCTGTCACAGCGCGGACACCGCTTCCACACCTCGGCCCCCGCGAGGGCCCTGCCTGCTCCTCTCTTATGGCTGGTGCTCAAACCTCTGCAGAAGCTCCTGGCCATAATACTGGGCAGGTAGGAGCCGTGCGGGGGCTACTTCTAACCATTGTTTTCTCGATTAACCGAtaagttgtttggtctataaaatgtgaaaaatgtggatCGATGTTTCCCAAAACCCaagatgacatcctcaaatgttttgttttgtcccaaacccaaagatattcagttaacCTTCATAAAAAAATTaagaaaccagaaaacatcCACATGTAAgaggctggaatcagagaattttgactttttttcttaaaagatTACTCAGAGTAATCAATTATCACAATAGTTGGCGATTAATTTAATAGCTGACAACTAATAATTGTAGCTCTAAGCTGTACAGTGATGACTTATTATTCTAGAGTAAATGGTTAGCATTGATTCATCAcaacatatataaaaaataaaacagtccaCACTTCAATTTGtgacatgtacagtacataaagGGAAAAGGAGTTACATACAATTATTTCGAATACTTTTATAAGTATTGTTCTCAAGTGCAAATAGTGAGGCAGGATAGAGAACCGTAATTTTATATTCAATGAACACACATCTCATGAATTGAGATGTGTGTTCATTGCTGTAAGGCACATTATTAATTAACTGTACTTAATGCATTCactaaataacacattttaattgatATGTAAACAATTGTATTAATTGTGTAACATAAATAAGAACAAATCAATTACCTTACAAATTTCTGTTAATTAACTTTTCCTTCAACTGGTGAAAATATTCCCTTTCATTATCATAACATAGATATAATACCCCCTGTTGCTCCTCTACACTTGCATACACACTCCcagttgcacacacactaataacCCAAACACAATAGCACcttctttaacacacacaccccacccccaccccctcagtTTCATTTCACAATTAATTTCTAAACTTccttttgctgttgctgttgtatCTACTCATCGATCAAACATCTTTTGCCCTTTCAGGTCAACCTTGTCAAGCCACCGACTGTGCtatcttctgttttgttgcctGTTACATCTTGTTTCACTcgtttgaaaaaataaaatcctggCAACAATTAATCACTGAGGTGGACTGACTATGATGGCACACATTTGGCACACATCAGgctctgtaacacacactgtgagtgaGGCATCATtacgtttttttgttttgagaacTGAATTTGGAAATATTTTCAACCCCCCATCATGGAAGACCCTGCAGCACATAGAGCTGTTTTGTTCAGTCACTGTTTCAAAAAGCCTTGGTGCATTTGTCTGCTTAAATatgttgtctctgtttcctctggGCAAACACACCAAACTGAATTCTGTGCATAGAACATAATTGCGAACATATTTTATGCGTGCTGCTCTCTTGGCCAGACCAAGAGAGAAGAGATTATTGATCTGAGTGGGTCTGCCTGGATTCCTACATTTCTAACTGGAACATTTGCTCCTTGTACTTCTACTTCGATTTTCTCCCTATATTCTAAACATGCAAATTGTCCAGACATGAAAGTAGCTTCAaattattcttttcttttcatttttaacactgtAGGGCAGCATGTGATTTTATAGTAACTGCATGAGGCTGTGTgagctacacaaacacatatcaCAGACCTTATGGCCTTCCTCTGTGTACAGGAGTGTAAGGAAGTGGTGGGTGGCTCTACCAGACAACCGCCGGCAGCTCCTGCGGGAATGGGCCTGGCAGCGGCGTTGGCATCTGACAGCGGGAGCAGGTGTTGCTATGGTGATTGTAGCCCTCCTTCTCCTGACCCACCTGGATGAGTCTCCAGTGACGGGACGGACCCGCCTCCTGGTGTTCAGCAGAGAGAACTACATGGAGCTGGCAGCTGCGACTTCAGAggtggtgagaggaggaggggggtcagcacatggtgtgtgtgtgtgtgtgttacggaAAGATGACCATGGATGGTTTTTATTGAGATGGAAACAGTGATGACAGGTAAAATGACATTTAGTGGATGGACGAAGGAGGAAAAATATTAACATGAAGAGAAATTATGCTAATTGAATGATTCCTAAAatgctcaggtgtgtgtgtggtgtgtgtgtggtgggtgtgtgtgtggtgtgtgtgtgtgtggtgtgtgtgtgtgtgtgcgcgcgcacttCAGTACATGGAGGAGTTCGCAGAGCTACTGGTTCCAGTCACAGACGCTCGTCACCAGGTGGTGGAGCGTGTGGTGCAGCAT
This DNA window, taken from Chelmon rostratus isolate fCheRos1 chromosome 4, fCheRos1.pri, whole genome shotgun sequence, encodes the following:
- the mysm1 gene encoding histone H2A deubiquitinase MYSM1 — protein: MEDEVDVDIEGDEFEHSISELDGGGLVKEQFTQSAWRSSAGILPWELDSSISPENREVIERMLLEEQYYLTGEEVHNHIWGSDADSKPKVKKSPAKASASGSSTRWSKQEKELFEEGLAQFGRRWTKIAKLVGSRSVLQVKSYARQYFKHKAKSEPRAAAPSAGPVMSSQPPQPTSSQASTLANTVRIEKLSDEEDEEVDITDDLSDDGDYDDKPKPVLKTGFCEPEQLTGTEIETDTGKQKEAGLTETKDQPNCISPSPHSPQPSSSLPCSEKTVVTGLDERGVERGSPPPKKLQEGAQTASEQMAEENEDQSSQSESSAQTGQLEDACSDGTDSADKTEQSLADRPGEDQEEEEEEEEEELKAPEQEIEMDTETIAEDEKQAIPEFFEGRPSKTPERYLKIRNYILDQWLKSKPKYLNKTSVRPGLKNCGDVNCIGRIHTYLELIGAINFNCEQAVYNRPKVVDRAKHKEGKDVLEAYQLAQRLQSMRTRKRRVRDIWGNWCDAKDLEGQTYEHLSAEELALRREEMKKQPKPCKMSRFRGSFDPFQLIPCRSFGEDVQEPFQVIVCAETLLIMDMHAHVSRGEVIGLLGGTFNEDEKVLKICAAEPCNSVSTGLQCEMDPVSQTQACDVLSSLGFSVVGWYHSHPSFHPNPSVRDINTQDQFQSYFSRGGAPFIGMIVSPYDPANRSPHSQTTCLLVKESQEPSGPQKLPYRFDFLSSQDIPDWEQTLRRAQWIIHKYCQSPGSVQMDKFFRKDSHLTCLEKMLSSLARYLEPLPDEEGDPFLTQIHALFQSDFIAKQQLPDQEEGESLNISSRPVDSDDLAYDQLFSEERPQEGGRDSDPESGRASESSVQPTTQTTDTTSETNSIMVLHLGSVLSTEHDYLL